The DNA segment aaccaaactcatcttggcccataaatggagacacccaagactaggatctcctgctattctcaccacatgactcatcactctctacttgagcatggatggtcattagaatgtccaggtaaaccccatcctgaactccggccattcatacggtcaatcacaacaaactacaggacaccaccatgtaacctcccttgaggatcatggaattacgtccaataaccatacttttcactttgaaacttaTCTCAAGACATGAATCACCAATTACCATGACATTATCACATTGAATCCATATAAAATCATGTACATGTAATTCTTCAACTttactttgcatacaaacatatatatataacactatTTACACTTCAAAAGACCACAAACAACCCAAAACCTAgtgaactcatacttagacaaggaaaatgactcttaaaccatcaccaacagttctGGAaaggtcaaaaacccccagaacgacctaaagaacgttcAGAAATGATACCCGGAACCCCTAGAACCACTCAAAACTGTCTTGGATGATTTCCtgacaacaataatcgattattacatatgataatcgattatttacgcatggtaatcaattattacatgtgataatcgattatttatgagaactttgaagaaaatatgatattcTGACTAGAATAGTCGATTATCAagtgggataatcgattattcttatcagttttGACAACAACCTGATTTTTTTCTGGTTTTAGTGCACATGGGACACTTTGATGAGTGTCTAACACTCCCAACTCGAtctatatgataaataaaagttGCCTAATTGATTTGAACACCTCCTAACCTCATTATCTAGTGGTTATGCATTAATTTATGATCTAATACTTCATTTTCATTAACTTAGAGactcaaattataaattaccaCTTGGAAACTATTTCTGGTCATTTTGGTGCTCCTAATGAGTCACAATTAACTATCCTAAGCTGTACTAAGTACCTATTTCAGAGCTGGACCACTATTTCAAAAATTCACTACCCAAGTTCCTTAATTTGACTTAAAAGCTGAAAAATTAACTTAGCCATACACTGAAAAATTCTGCAGAATCTGGATTCTCATCCTAAAACAATNAAACTTGCAACATGAACCTAATCATACAATTCAGAAATGATCTACTATCAGCTCACATCAAACACGGGctaatactattatttttacttcACATTTTCATTGTTTCAAGCAAGAACCATACAATTTCATACGAATTTCACACATGCATTTCAGCTACCACCatcacaaataacaaaaatgaaatccaacttcccttacctctacaCGCACAATCAAGTTCACAGGAAAGATCAGTTAGCCCCTTGCATCGTGAGAAACTTGGAAATAcctaaaattcatcaattgatgatagaGAACAGTTTCTTAGAACCTAAGTTTGAGTGAGGATTGAGGGAAAACACAGGGAAACTACATGCAACAAATCCCATTGCATGATTGTAGCTTCCAAACTTGCAGAGAAGGAGAAAATGACTTACTGGCGGAGGAATTGGAAAATTGATCGGATGGAAACAGAGCTTTCTACTTCGTGATCGCTAGGGCATTACCAAAACTGGAATTCTCTGATTCAGTGAGGAGTGGATTTAGAGAGAAGACGGAGCTTATAGGAGTTTAGCTTCTAGAGAGAGAATGTTCTGTAAGAATGAACTAGAATTtgtataaaaagtttttatttatttttaaagaaataaaaataagaaagtcaGTTCTTACATAAATAGTAAagatacataataaaaataatttataattgtgttTACATATTGGAttgaatatgttttaaaagaCAATAACTATCCGACTTAATAGTTTCAATTTTCTTAGTTCATCAAAATGTATACCAATTTCAGTTTAACGCAACTTAGATCATAtcagaatttatattttttctaaataaatagtaaagatacgtaataaaaataatttagaatttcaaaaattcCATTTGTAGCTTATTATATAGgacaaataatattatagtttttcgactataggtatatatataactttttgaaaataaacttaCGATAgtcatatattatattcattacttaaaaaaaataaaataaatgagaagaaaagcatTAAAAANCTAAAACTGCACATTAACGATATAAATTAAAGTCACGAGAATTGTTTGTTCTGACTGTGATAGTTCTTGGTTGCAGAAAGCTTTTGAGAATGAGAGATTCAAATGGATTCGTATGCAGTAATGAAGAAAGCAGCAGCGCAGTTAGAGGCATCCATATTGTAACTGCATTATATGGATTAATATTTGGTTATAATTTGGGTAGATCAGGTATATATGTTAACATACTTATCTATCTTTCCATGGATTGttgttttattcattattaCGCACATCAACATATATGCAGGTGGCATGATTTCTATGGATTCTTTTCTGAAATTCTTCTATAAAGTGTATGAAAAGGAGAACAACATAAAACCCTCAGATCCCTATTGCAAATTTGACAGCCAAATATTGGCATTATTCACATCATCTCTATATTTGGCTGCTTTGATTGCATCAGTATTTGCATCCTTTGTTATTCAACGTTTTGGGAGACGCCCTCCCATGATATGTGGgggtgtatttttttatttgggtgCAGGCTTTGTCGGGTTTGTATTCATTTTCCCAGATTCTGAATTAACGGCTTTTGCAAACTATCGTTGGGCGCTAATTGTCAGCCGCGTCTTTTATGGTTTAGGAATTGGATCTACTCATCAGGTAATactatctatatatttttatataaacttttattcactttttcatatattatagttaataacatactatcattattaaaaattggtttaagattttttttcttgtaaataaatattgtttaataatgttttagaattcaaataatttaaaataaatatccagactatattttaaaattaataaattaatagaaaaaataagtgTTGAGGTGAGTGATTACATAccctttataaaaaaaaaacattttaattgtaACTATATTACGTATTATTGTATAATCAATGATAACAATACATATCTTTATATATACAgagttcttatattttcttcaaaaacatattactttagataaaatattcttattttatgtaGTACTTTCTTTctccaaacataattaacaaattagatatttttttaaatttacaaacttAGAAGGTAAATTATGTGttaacatgatttttaattagttaggTTACATTAAtaggatgaaaaaaagaaacactttaattttcattatatgaaatattactTATGTTATGTGTCATGATGTtacaaagtgttttttctttttttatagtcTTTGTCCATGTATATANATGAGGTTGCTCCATATCAATATAGAAGAGTTCTTAATATGATGTTCCAATTGGTAACTACTATTGGCATCTTTGTTGCAAATCTCATCAACTACATTGCTGCGAAGAAGGAGGATGGAGAAGGNTGGCGTTATAGCTTATNTTTTGAAANTTTTCNTNTTNGTATTTATTTTTTAGGCATAATTTATCTTCCAGAAtcaccaaatttttttattgaacgTGGTCTTCATGAGAAGGCTAAGAGGGAANTTATTGAGATTCNAAACACTACAGATGTTGAGGAGGAGTTTAACGATCTTGTGATAGCAAATGAATGCTCCAGAGCAATGAAAGACCCTTGGATCNCTTTATTAAANAGACAGTACANACCCCAACTTACATTTGCCATAGTCATTCCCTTGTTTCAGCAACTCACTGGCAtaaatgtgattattttttatgctCCTATTTTGTTCAAGACCATTGGTTTTGGAGCTCATGNTTCTCTCATGTATGCCATGATCATTGGAGGTTGCAACGTAATTGCCACTCTTGTCTCCATATTCACTGTTA comes from the Vigna radiata var. radiata cultivar VC1973A chromosome 2, Vradiata_ver6, whole genome shotgun sequence genome and includes:
- the LOC106779990 gene encoding sugar transport protein 1-like translates to MRDSNGFVCSNEESSSAVRGIHIVTALYGLIFGYNLGRSGGMISMDSFLKFFYKVYEKENNIKPSDPYCKFDSQILALFTSSLYLAALIASVFASFVIQRFGRRPPMICGGVFFYLGAGFVGFVFIFPDSELTAFANYRWALIVSRVFYGLGIGSTHQSLSMYIXEVAPYQYRRVLNMMFQLVTTIGIFVANLINYIAAKKEDGEGWRYSLXFEXFXXXIYFLGIIYLPESPNFFIERGLHEKAKREXIEIXNTTDVEEEFNDLVIANECSRAMKDPWIXLLXRQYXPQLTFAIVIPLFQQLTGINVIIFYAPILFKTIGFGAHXSLMYAMIIGGCNVIATLVSIFTVNKFDKQNLFLEGGIQMFICQILITVAIACKFGLDGNVEMLPKWYAIVVVCGICVYVAGFAWSWSPLGWLDPCEIFPFEVRPTAQSINVFVNMIFTFVIAQIFTTMLCHMKFGLFIFFACLRIVMNTXIYKLLPETKDISIEEMHVIWQSHSYWKKFVKPIDVTISDEC